The following are encoded together in the Capsulimonas corticalis genome:
- a CDS encoding prepilin-type N-terminal cleavage/methylation domain-containing protein, translating to MRTRSRLGFTLIELLVVIAIIAILAAILFPVFAQAREKARAISCMSNMKQIGLGVQMYIQDNDERLFFRGAKDNTASSLGKIRTGAVVGSSTSPAALAAAWYNVIFPYIKAKGVYSCPSDPGPTPSLMPDGVSTVLRSYAAADSTEGLSLAQVDVPADTIVVTEKWDKSLAGVANTESWFEVWDGDMAHEPTQPGRMVKYANRHQGFMNCAFFDGHAKAVRPDAIWKSADLTGCNLIHRYPAPGTSGISKCDGFSTGCITNDPTKNMCMSFTYNN from the coding sequence ATGCGCACCCGTTCCCGTCTCGGGTTTACCTTAATTGAATTGCTCGTTGTGATCGCTATTATCGCGATTCTCGCCGCCATCTTGTTCCCTGTCTTTGCCCAGGCGCGGGAAAAGGCGCGAGCCATCTCATGCATGTCCAATATGAAACAGATCGGACTGGGCGTCCAGATGTACATTCAGGACAACGATGAGCGTCTGTTCTTCCGAGGGGCGAAGGACAACACGGCGTCCAGCCTGGGCAAGATCCGCACCGGAGCGGTCGTCGGCTCCAGCACGAGTCCGGCCGCTCTGGCCGCAGCCTGGTACAACGTCATCTTCCCATACATCAAGGCAAAGGGCGTCTATTCCTGCCCGAGCGATCCCGGCCCCACCCCAAGCCTGATGCCGGACGGCGTGTCCACGGTGCTTCGCTCCTATGCCGCCGCCGACTCCACGGAAGGTTTGTCGCTGGCGCAGGTCGATGTTCCCGCAGACACGATTGTCGTCACGGAGAAATGGGATAAGTCTCTTGCCGGCGTCGCGAACACCGAGTCCTGGTTTGAAGTTTGGGACGGCGACATGGCGCACGAGCCGACCCAGCCCGGCCGCATGGTCAAATATGCGAACCGGCATCAGGGATTTATGAACTGCGCCTTCTTCGACGGCCACGCGAAGGCGGTCCGGCCCGATGCGATCTGGAAGAGCGCGGATCTGACGGGATGCAACCTCATTCATCGCTATCCGGCGCCCGGAACATCGGGTATCTCTAAGTGTGACGGATTTTCGACGGGCTGTATCACTAACGACCCGACCAAAAATATGTGTATGAGCTTTACCTACAACAACTAA
- a CDS encoding c-type cytochrome — translation MKQVNGPGIPLLAGGIGLIVFAAVVIGVFSYKPHAILQGALPVSGPRAPIPVVDAATVDRGRHVYQRENCSGCHTMTGTQIGAIPDLLHEGQRNADIPWQMSNLREHRRIHPNSDMRNYDKLSPEDLRALASYLATRQ, via the coding sequence ATGAAGCAAGTGAACGGACCCGGCATCCCATTGTTGGCCGGCGGGATTGGTTTGATCGTTTTCGCGGCGGTGGTGATCGGAGTTTTCAGCTACAAGCCGCACGCCATATTGCAGGGCGCCCTGCCCGTCTCCGGCCCGCGCGCCCCCATCCCGGTCGTCGACGCCGCCACGGTTGATCGGGGCCGCCATGTCTACCAGCGGGAAAACTGCAGCGGCTGCCACACCATGACCGGAACTCAGATCGGGGCGATTCCGGACCTGCTCCACGAAGGCCAGCGCAACGCCGATATTCCGTGGCAGATGTCCAACCTGCGCGAGCACCGACGGATCCATCCCAATTCGGATATGCGCAACTACGACAAACTTTCGCCCGAAGACCTGCGCGCGCTGGCCTCATATCTGGCGACGCGGCAGTAA
- a CDS encoding TMEM175 family protein, translating into MAEKETGRLEAFSDGVFAVAITLLVLDIHVPSLAVAAGGDPGAALLSALKSQWPSMAAYVISFLTILVMWINHNRLFEQIHRKDHQLLVYNGLLLMLVTLIPFPTALVAEYIRTPYAQTAAAVYCGLNVLMACAFNQLWSYAAKDGRLLAAEHDPHRVRHITQQYRFGPILYGAAFALAFVNVTVCVIMVAALAVFFALPERTKMA; encoded by the coding sequence ATGGCGGAAAAGGAAACCGGGCGGCTGGAGGCGTTTAGCGACGGCGTGTTTGCGGTGGCGATCACTCTGCTGGTGCTGGATATCCATGTCCCCTCCCTCGCCGTGGCTGCGGGGGGCGATCCGGGGGCGGCGCTGCTTAGCGCGCTCAAATCGCAGTGGCCGTCCATGGCCGCCTATGTCATCAGCTTTCTGACAATCCTCGTCATGTGGATCAACCATAATCGGCTGTTCGAGCAGATCCACCGCAAGGACCATCAGCTTCTGGTCTACAACGGCCTGCTGCTGATGCTGGTGACGCTGATCCCATTTCCCACCGCGCTTGTGGCCGAATATATCCGGACGCCCTACGCGCAAACGGCCGCCGCCGTCTATTGCGGCCTCAACGTCCTGATGGCGTGCGCGTTCAATCAGCTTTGGAGCTACGCCGCGAAAGACGGCCGGCTGCTCGCCGCCGAGCACGATCCGCACCGTGTTCGGCATATCACCCAGCAGTACCGATTCGGCCCGATTCTGTATGGAGCCGCCTTCGCGCTCGCGTTCGTCAATGTGACCGTGTGCGTCATCATGGTCGCCGCCCTCGCGGTCTTTTTCGCCCTCCCGGAACGGACGAAAATGGCTTGA
- a CDS encoding NADPH-dependent F420 reductase, whose product MEIGILGAGNVGGALGRAWAGNGHQVTFGVADGSLSRAQETAARIGEGTKAALIRDAARADVVALAVPWDAARGVLESAGDLTGKVLLDCTNPLRGNKFATPDAASTSGGEQIAQWAPGARVVKVFNTLGFEGMQDPDFGGEAATMLYAGDDAEAKAIAATLAREMGFDAVDAGPLASAALLETLASLWGQLAYAQGMGRGIAFRLLKR is encoded by the coding sequence ATGGAGATTGGAATTTTAGGCGCCGGTAACGTGGGCGGCGCGCTGGGGCGCGCCTGGGCGGGCAATGGGCATCAGGTAACCTTTGGCGTTGCCGACGGCTCGCTTTCGAGGGCTCAGGAAACGGCGGCGCGGATTGGAGAGGGGACAAAGGCGGCGCTGATCCGCGATGCGGCGCGGGCGGACGTGGTTGCGCTGGCGGTTCCTTGGGATGCGGCGCGCGGGGTGCTTGAGAGCGCGGGGGATCTGACCGGCAAGGTTCTGCTGGACTGTACGAACCCGCTGCGCGGCAATAAGTTCGCGACGCCGGACGCCGCGTCAACGTCTGGGGGCGAACAGATCGCGCAGTGGGCGCCGGGAGCGCGTGTGGTCAAGGTCTTCAACACGCTGGGCTTTGAGGGTATGCAGGATCCCGATTTTGGAGGCGAGGCGGCGACAATGCTTTACGCGGGAGACGACGCCGAGGCGAAAGCCATCGCGGCGACCCTGGCGCGTGAGATGGGGTTCGACGCCGTGGACGCCGGGCCGCTCGCGAGCGCCGCGCTGCTGGAAACGCTGGCGAGCCTTTGGGGACAGCTGGCCTATGCTCAGGGCATGGGGCGCGGCATCGCCTTTCGGCTGCTCAAACGTTAG
- a CDS encoding IS4 family transposase yields the protein MLGSGWAENEIQGTKFGDERFRRVMGETLEAKFSQPNVSFSTMCGNALRQSAGRLLRHPETNATDLLEGHRQATLQRCLGEKTIVVAQDTSSYNYSTHYATEGLGPINDSKKAMGIHQHSALAMTPDRLPLGVVEAHFWARPLEKQAAAQRRKKPIEEKESHRWLRTAKHVEQLFEPHLRQGGEVVVVADREADIFDLLAQERASGLELIIRAAHPRTVKVMDGEVMDGEVMDRSEGATKEPAYCSLLVAAQQGNVLGHYTLRVPGRTQAQDRDATMEMRHCRVEVQPPKAGVGHEEKAVPIQVVSAREIVPEGDPHAPLEWIMITTVNVIDMASARRVLDLYTCRWEIERFHFTLKSGCQAERLQMDDLDTLCNTLSLYLVVAWRLLYVTHLARVMPEIRADQIMDTTELAILNQQSRTPITTISQVVTAIAQLGGFEPYKGGPLPGVKVLWNGLRKLDSMAAGWRLAMESIRTQNVIQA from the coding sequence ATGTTAGGATCCGGGTGGGCCGAAAACGAAATTCAGGGGACAAAGTTTGGCGATGAGCGCTTCCGCCGTGTCATGGGGGAGACACTGGAAGCAAAGTTTTCTCAACCCAACGTCAGCTTTTCCACGATGTGCGGCAATGCTTTGAGACAATCGGCGGGACGTCTATTACGCCACCCAGAAACCAATGCGACGGATCTCCTGGAGGGACACCGGCAAGCAACTCTGCAGCGATGCCTGGGAGAGAAAACCATTGTCGTAGCCCAGGACACCAGTTCCTACAATTATTCCACCCACTACGCCACCGAAGGGCTGGGGCCGATCAATGACTCGAAAAAGGCGATGGGCATTCATCAGCATTCCGCGCTGGCGATGACACCCGACAGACTTCCGCTGGGAGTGGTGGAGGCTCACTTTTGGGCGCGCCCCCTGGAGAAGCAAGCGGCGGCGCAGCGACGCAAAAAGCCCATTGAGGAGAAGGAAAGCCATCGCTGGCTGCGAACGGCGAAACATGTGGAGCAGCTCTTTGAACCCCACCTTCGCCAAGGAGGAGAGGTGGTCGTGGTCGCGGACCGGGAAGCGGATATCTTCGACCTGCTAGCACAAGAGCGTGCTTCGGGCCTGGAACTGATTATCCGCGCCGCTCACCCCCGCACTGTTAAAGTGATGGATGGGGAGGTGATGGATGGGGAGGTGATGGACCGTTCGGAGGGCGCCACGAAAGAACCGGCCTATTGTTCTCTTCTGGTAGCGGCTCAGCAGGGAAACGTCCTGGGCCACTATACGCTTCGTGTTCCTGGACGGACCCAGGCTCAAGATCGTGACGCCACGATGGAGATGCGCCATTGCCGTGTGGAGGTTCAGCCGCCCAAAGCCGGTGTGGGACATGAGGAGAAAGCCGTTCCGATCCAAGTGGTAAGCGCTCGGGAGATCGTCCCTGAGGGAGATCCCCATGCCCCTTTGGAATGGATCATGATCACCACTGTGAATGTGATCGATATGGCGTCGGCGCGGCGTGTCCTGGATCTTTATACGTGTCGTTGGGAGATTGAGCGATTTCATTTTACGCTCAAATCGGGCTGCCAAGCCGAGCGTCTTCAGATGGACGATCTAGATACTCTTTGCAATACGCTCTCGCTTTACCTGGTGGTTGCCTGGCGATTGTTATATGTGACGCATTTGGCGCGTGTGATGCCCGAAATCCGCGCCGACCAGATTATGGATACAACAGAGCTTGCCATTCTCAATCAGCAGAGCCGTACTCCGATCACGACAATTTCGCAGGTGGTGACGGCCATCGCGCAGCTTGGGGGCTTTGAGCCCTACAAAGGCGGCCCGCTACCTGGGGTAAAAGTGCTCTGGAATGGGCTCAGAAAGCTCGACTCCATGGCGGCTGGATGGAGGCTCGCCATGGAGTCGATCAGAACCCAAAATGTGATACAAGCTTAG
- a CDS encoding type 1 glutamine amidotransferase domain-containing protein, which translates to MSKAIDLLNPSHPKRVLILASNPAVSPQTGWPVGFWWSELTHPYWEFTESGYIVEIASPDGGELKADSWSDPRDSSGYSASDLISLGFLSSPHLMEKVTHSLRLDSVRLDDYDVLFLVGGQAPMVTFYADERVHQAVSDFYQTGKITAIVCHATAVLLKTRLADDSLLVQGKTWTGFANSEEEFADAFVQRKIQPFWIEEEAKKLPGTNFIVDGRFKPHAVRDGNLITGQQQYSGADAARLAIQALGV; encoded by the coding sequence TTGAGTAAAGCCATCGATCTGCTGAACCCATCCCATCCCAAACGAGTCTTGATTTTAGCCTCCAATCCAGCGGTGTCTCCCCAAACCGGCTGGCCGGTCGGTTTCTGGTGGTCGGAGCTGACGCACCCTTACTGGGAATTTACCGAAAGCGGCTACATCGTGGAGATCGCGAGCCCCGACGGCGGCGAGCTCAAGGCCGACTCCTGGAGCGATCCGCGCGATTCCAGCGGCTACTCGGCGTCGGACCTGATCAGCCTGGGCTTTCTCAGTTCGCCCCATTTGATGGAGAAGGTGACCCATTCGCTCCGGCTCGACTCCGTGCGTCTGGACGATTACGATGTCCTGTTCCTCGTGGGCGGACAAGCGCCGATGGTGACGTTTTACGCAGACGAGCGCGTCCATCAAGCCGTGTCGGACTTCTACCAGACCGGCAAGATCACGGCGATCGTCTGCCATGCGACCGCCGTCCTTCTCAAAACGCGGCTCGCCGACGACAGCCTGCTCGTCCAAGGCAAGACATGGACCGGTTTCGCCAATTCGGAAGAAGAGTTCGCCGACGCCTTTGTCCAGCGAAAGATCCAGCCCTTCTGGATTGAGGAAGAGGCCAAGAAATTGCCGGGAACAAACTTCATCGTGGACGGCCGGTTCAAGCCCCACGCCGTCCGCGACGGCAATCTGATCACCGGCCAGCAGCAATATTCCGGCGCGGACGCCGCGCGACTTGCCATTCAAGCGCTTGGGGTTTGA
- a CDS encoding cysteine hydrolase family protein, with the protein MKHAFGLNIPQTLEEACDPQRTALLVYDMQIGILSQLPDAAPTTARVVRVLAAARAAGVRVFFTRHLSLPKETSGVFLLRQAMAWQRVSTVAEVHPWFLRDAPGFQISPEVAPLPSEAVVDKITMAAFEGTFLNIALRDCAITTVIVVGFALEIGIEPTVRHATDLGYLPVVVTDACGGRDEAARQRALDGFAFAGDAMMTDTASLCDLLAKHSPRKETSIE; encoded by the coding sequence TTGAAACACGCCTTCGGATTGAACATTCCCCAAACACTCGAAGAAGCCTGCGACCCCCAGCGGACGGCGCTCCTCGTTTACGATATGCAGATCGGCATCCTGAGCCAGCTTCCGGACGCCGCGCCGACCACCGCGCGGGTTGTCCGGGTGCTTGCCGCCGCGCGCGCGGCGGGCGTTCGGGTGTTCTTCACGCGCCACCTTTCGCTGCCCAAGGAGACCAGCGGCGTCTTCCTGCTGCGGCAGGCCATGGCGTGGCAGCGCGTTTCGACCGTCGCCGAAGTCCATCCATGGTTTCTGCGGGACGCGCCCGGCTTCCAGATCAGCCCCGAAGTCGCCCCGCTCCCGAGCGAGGCGGTCGTGGACAAGATCACCATGGCCGCCTTTGAGGGGACGTTTCTCAATATCGCCCTGCGCGACTGCGCCATTACCACCGTCATTGTGGTGGGCTTCGCGCTGGAGATCGGCATCGAGCCGACCGTCCGTCACGCCACTGATCTTGGATATCTCCCCGTCGTCGTGACCGACGCCTGCGGGGGGCGAGATGAGGCCGCGCGGCAGCGGGCGCTCGACGGCTTTGCGTTTGCCGGCGACGCCATGATGACCGACACCGCGTCACTCTGCGACCTGCTGGCCAAGCATTCACCCCGCAAGGAGACTTCCATTGAGTAA
- a CDS encoding helix-turn-helix domain-containing protein yields the protein MPVSLIHYADSESGERLSVVPESSLLLSSADAGWKGIIVEQFRLPPMEPRENLLPDHLLTLHLSPSNTLEWKSGKQYRSRSMAAGDVCLVPAGVPRDLRWHEAADVLAIAIDPHLVANVARETVHADRIELVESHGGLDLQVQYLGLALKAELESGSLGGPLFAESLATALAVHLLRRYNAFPEPILDGIGALSRPKLRRVIDYIDAHLHRNLTLAEMAAVAQISPYYFSRQFKQATGASPYDYVLRRRIERARTLLRSGRFSVGEVAQQLGFSDQSHFTRHFKRLTGQTPRAFLQETAR from the coding sequence ATGCCCGTCAGCCTGATACATTATGCGGACAGTGAGAGCGGCGAACGTTTGTCGGTCGTCCCGGAGTCGTCCCTGCTGTTGTCAAGCGCGGACGCGGGCTGGAAGGGAATCATTGTCGAGCAGTTTCGTTTGCCCCCGATGGAGCCGAGGGAGAACCTGCTGCCGGACCATTTGCTGACGCTCCACCTCAGTCCGTCCAATACGCTGGAGTGGAAGTCCGGGAAGCAGTATCGCAGCCGAAGCATGGCCGCCGGCGATGTCTGCCTTGTTCCCGCCGGCGTCCCGCGCGATTTGCGCTGGCATGAGGCGGCGGACGTGCTGGCGATCGCGATCGACCCGCATCTGGTCGCGAATGTCGCCCGCGAAACCGTCCACGCCGACCGGATCGAACTCGTCGAAAGCCACGGCGGCCTCGATCTGCAAGTCCAATACCTGGGGCTGGCGCTGAAGGCGGAGCTGGAAAGCGGCAGCCTGGGTGGTCCGCTGTTCGCCGAGAGCCTGGCGACCGCGCTGGCCGTCCATCTGCTCCGCCGCTACAACGCCTTTCCCGAGCCCATTCTGGATGGGATCGGCGCGCTTTCGCGTCCCAAGCTGCGCCGCGTGATCGATTATATCGACGCCCACCTCCACCGAAACCTGACGCTGGCCGAAATGGCCGCCGTCGCGCAGATCAGCCCCTACTACTTTTCACGCCAGTTCAAACAGGCCACCGGCGCCTCGCCCTACGATTACGTTTTGCGGCGGCGGATCGAGCGGGCCAGGACGCTGCTTCGGTCGGGACGCTTCTCCGTGGGCGAGGTCGCCCAGCAGCTGGGCTTCAGCGACCAAAGCCACTTCACGCGCCACTTCAAGCGGCTGACCGGGCAGACCCCGCGCGCCTTTTTGCAGGAGACGGCTCGGTGA
- a CDS encoding M56 family metallopeptidase, giving the protein MMNAWMAPPVFVLLAKCTFLLLAAMAIARGLRRASAAARHAVWASAIAGVLLLPLFSFALPTWNVAYTMRSAVAPIRKNTPAEAISASAQSDAAPIAMPEKKQHTAIASPMAAGALDVSSVASPAAVASPVEPPRIAWTAIVAVVWALGVFVSLGRFFLGLRLVTSARQGSLALDECANGLARECLRAVGLRRNLDIRRSREGGVAVPITWGVVRPVVLLPAQSEEWSEECLRSVLLHELAHIRRGDWLTQCAATLACAFYWFHPLVWLASRQMREAGERACDDSVLRAGVPPTEYAQRLVDVLKSLPPGANPRTAAIAMALPRETEGRIRAVLTAGVNRRSLSRKWIFAACGLAAVLVLPLSALHPIARTAAHGETNAAPATTVSVVHRRSRGILEFLYWRDLSSRRDPNRPVSMSIARDQSGGEVYQFIDRRDKQTFFDASFSSVTSGENIAILSPTRKAEIQKRAHNYNRWSAFLMSGKMILTDADIVSAQAKLGGADGREPVVKITLSSEGVRKLAAFTESHVGETMGIVRDARMLSAPTIAMPIHGGTLELAGCFRTVADTQSLADRLNAPDADLPGELGSLQTLAATTAASDNAFVDRIVAHGHTAMLPNGAEVSFNGISRPVREENRWNMSAGAWWNTDGAPITALEVGAPVNWMRPVNPKDPAIPYQVSYSIKSASRDRSSYYEMLNAQKDSAFSYSNEAFDREMRVESLSPNSKSCTVRVGVSTEPWRTILTLPTEATPAFSAPVVSAEWPDKRTAFLFPELILGDKPLLWYPGAGGKMHRDPILPGGASIAKLARRFVAVYRDGSVVPLDGAKRTEIASAMQTNVETIFSVNPKLARANIKEFQLQTRAYQIVEFRDIPLYPTIGNSVMTPTEYDQRVGWAAKSAATKSNMQLIGLAIVQYEADHNWKLPHLQSLAQLRRTLASYIAAKEKRIDPNTGRSHPAIGNDVFVSPLTGQPYQFEGALSGGSLVNIARPAEQPLFRDAAMARPFDGASWETVAFVDGHVKGRLVRQ; this is encoded by the coding sequence ATGATGAACGCATGGATGGCCCCGCCGGTTTTTGTTCTGCTCGCGAAGTGTACGTTCTTGCTGCTGGCCGCCATGGCGATAGCGCGCGGCTTACGACGCGCATCGGCGGCGGCGCGTCACGCCGTCTGGGCGTCGGCCATCGCCGGCGTTCTGCTGCTGCCATTATTCTCTTTTGCTCTTCCCACATGGAATGTCGCTTATACGATGCGCTCGGCGGTCGCTCCTATCAGGAAGAACACGCCGGCGGAGGCGATCTCCGCATCGGCGCAGAGTGACGCCGCCCCTATCGCTATGCCCGAAAAGAAGCAGCATACCGCAATCGCGTCGCCGATGGCGGCAGGCGCGTTGGATGTGTCAAGCGTTGCTTCGCCGGCGGCTGTCGCATCGCCGGTCGAACCGCCGCGAATCGCCTGGACAGCCATTGTCGCTGTCGTTTGGGCGCTGGGCGTGTTTGTCTCGCTGGGGCGATTCTTCCTGGGGCTGCGCTTGGTAACGAGCGCTCGTCAGGGGAGCTTGGCGCTGGACGAGTGTGCGAACGGCCTTGCACGGGAGTGTCTTCGCGCGGTGGGGCTGCGTCGAAACTTAGACATTCGGCGATCCCGCGAGGGCGGTGTCGCGGTTCCGATCACCTGGGGCGTCGTTCGACCGGTCGTTCTGCTGCCCGCGCAGTCGGAAGAGTGGTCCGAGGAGTGCCTGCGCTCCGTGCTGCTTCATGAGCTGGCGCATATCCGTCGCGGCGACTGGCTGACGCAGTGCGCGGCCACTCTGGCGTGCGCCTTCTATTGGTTTCATCCCCTGGTCTGGCTCGCGTCGCGGCAAATGCGCGAAGCGGGCGAGCGCGCCTGCGATGACAGTGTGCTGCGCGCCGGCGTACCTCCGACGGAATACGCGCAGCGCCTGGTCGATGTCCTGAAGTCGCTGCCTCCCGGCGCCAATCCGCGAACGGCGGCAATCGCCATGGCGCTGCCGCGTGAAACGGAAGGACGCATCCGCGCCGTGCTTACGGCGGGAGTGAATCGGCGTTCGCTGAGCCGCAAATGGATCTTCGCCGCCTGTGGCCTCGCCGCCGTATTGGTTCTGCCCCTGTCAGCGCTGCATCCCATCGCGCGAACGGCCGCTCACGGCGAGACAAACGCCGCGCCCGCGACGACCGTTTCGGTAGTCCATCGTCGCAGCCGGGGAATCCTGGAATTTCTCTACTGGCGTGACCTCTCCTCCCGGCGAGATCCCAACCGTCCGGTGTCGATGTCGATCGCGCGTGATCAAAGTGGTGGTGAGGTTTATCAATTCATCGACCGCCGCGACAAACAGACATTTTTCGACGCCTCTTTTTCATCGGTGACTTCCGGTGAGAATATCGCCATATTGTCGCCAACTCGCAAAGCGGAAATTCAAAAACGAGCCCATAATTACAATCGCTGGTCGGCCTTTCTGATGAGCGGCAAGATGATCCTGACGGACGCCGATATTGTGAGCGCGCAGGCGAAGCTGGGCGGCGCCGATGGTCGTGAACCCGTGGTGAAGATCACCCTGAGTTCGGAAGGCGTTCGGAAGCTGGCGGCGTTCACGGAGTCGCATGTCGGCGAAACCATGGGGATCGTCCGCGACGCCAGGATGCTCTCCGCGCCGACGATCGCGATGCCGATTCATGGCGGGACGTTGGAACTCGCCGGATGTTTTCGAACGGTCGCGGATACGCAGTCGCTCGCCGATCGTTTGAACGCGCCCGACGCGGACCTGCCAGGGGAACTGGGTAGTCTTCAGACCCTTGCGGCGACGACGGCTGCTTCGGACAATGCGTTCGTCGATCGGATCGTCGCGCATGGACACACGGCCATGCTGCCTAACGGCGCCGAGGTGAGCTTTAACGGAATAAGCCGGCCGGTGCGTGAGGAGAACCGTTGGAATATGTCGGCCGGGGCGTGGTGGAATACCGACGGCGCCCCAATCACCGCGCTCGAAGTAGGCGCGCCCGTCAACTGGATGCGGCCGGTAAATCCCAAAGACCCGGCGATTCCCTACCAGGTGTCTTATTCAATCAAGTCGGCGAGCCGCGATCGCAGCAGCTACTACGAGATGCTGAATGCTCAAAAAGATTCCGCATTCTCTTACTCCAATGAGGCTTTCGATAGAGAAATGAGGGTGGAATCTCTCTCACCTAACTCTAAATCTTGTACGGTTCGTGTCGGCGTTTCCACGGAGCCCTGGCGGACTATCTTGACGCTGCCGACTGAGGCGACGCCTGCTTTTTCGGCGCCGGTCGTGTCCGCTGAGTGGCCGGACAAGCGCACCGCGTTCCTCTTTCCGGAGCTGATCCTCGGCGACAAACCTTTGTTGTGGTATCCCGGCGCCGGGGGAAAGATGCATCGCGATCCGATTTTGCCTGGAGGAGCGTCGATCGCGAAGCTGGCGCGCCGCTTTGTTGCGGTCTACCGAGACGGCTCGGTCGTTCCGCTCGACGGGGCGAAGAGGACGGAGATCGCCTCGGCCATGCAAACAAATGTCGAAACGATCTTCAGCGTGAATCCAAAGCTGGCGAGGGCGAACATCAAGGAATTTCAGCTGCAAACACGGGCGTACCAAATCGTGGAGTTCCGGGATATTCCGCTCTACCCCACCATCGGGAACAGCGTGATGACTCCCACCGAGTACGATCAGCGGGTGGGCTGGGCCGCAAAGTCGGCGGCGACGAAGAGCAACATGCAGCTGATCGGCCTTGCGATCGTTCAGTATGAAGCCGACCACAATTGGAAACTCCCCCATCTCCAATCGCTCGCGCAGCTTCGCCGGACACTCGCGTCCTATATCGCGGCGAAGGAAAAGCGGATCGATCCGAACACGGGACGCTCCCATCCGGCCATCGGGAACGACGTATTCGTGAGCCCGCTGACCGGACAGCCCTATCAGTTCGAGGGGGCGCTGTCTGGCGGTAGCCTCGTGAACATCGCTCGTCCCGCCGAGCAGCCGCTGTTTCGCGATGCTGCGATGGCCCGCCCTTTTGACGGCGCGTCCTGGGAAACCGTCGCATTCGTCGACGGGCATGTCAAAGGGCGGCTCGTCAGACAATAG
- a CDS encoding BlaI/MecI/CopY family transcriptional regulator, translating to MNKVLPHRLSRRERQIMEIIYARGEATVAEVLEALPDPPSYSSVRALMRILEEKGQIRHTEVGTKYVYKPTESWAAVAKSAIENVVQTFFGGSVESAVATLLANQQMRPTEDELSRLEGMIQQAKTEGRDKTHEGTE from the coding sequence ATGAACAAAGTATTGCCGCATCGGCTGAGTCGGCGCGAGCGGCAGATCATGGAAATCATCTATGCGCGCGGTGAAGCGACCGTGGCCGAGGTGCTGGAGGCGCTGCCGGACCCGCCGAGTTATTCGTCGGTTCGAGCGCTGATGCGCATTTTGGAGGAGAAAGGGCAGATCCGCCACACCGAGGTGGGGACGAAGTACGTTTACAAGCCGACGGAGAGTTGGGCGGCGGTGGCGAAGTCGGCGATTGAGAATGTAGTGCAGACGTTTTTCGGAGGCAGCGTGGAATCCGCAGTCGCGACATTGCTCGCGAACCAGCAGATGCGGCCGACCGAGGACGAGCTGAGTCGCCTGGAAGGCATGATCCAGCAGGCGAAGACCGAAGGGCGCGACAAGACCCACGAAGGGACGGAATGA
- a CDS encoding aspartyl/asparaginyl beta-hydroxylase domain-containing protein, which produces MKKFIEFAIKAGKILAKIAAVYAAVGAYDVLRNKPADKAVAKRYFTGNGILTWVLSPLNTLLDVLSLPYVNKGIWKLEDFPKEYQEEITRVLEASVRENLVAKLEETAKEHKRTMVFFKWYGENVENTIEIPDFHADYKYIQTIGVSVFNKKQSTSKHFGPFRATLRILYNINQMEDDSAYITVGNVNNYWRTDKLFIFDDTLMHQSFNETEQPRYNMFIDILRPSLVPSFFRKVVSTARFFLRSVNFLFYKNWDVVKG; this is translated from the coding sequence GTGAAAAAGTTTATCGAGTTCGCAATCAAGGCGGGAAAGATCCTCGCCAAAATCGCGGCGGTGTACGCCGCCGTCGGCGCCTATGATGTGCTTCGCAACAAGCCGGCGGACAAAGCCGTCGCCAAGCGCTACTTCACCGGCAACGGGATCCTGACCTGGGTGCTGTCTCCGCTGAACACGCTGCTGGACGTCCTCTCGCTGCCATATGTCAATAAGGGCATCTGGAAGCTCGAAGACTTCCCTAAGGAATATCAGGAAGAGATCACGCGCGTTCTGGAAGCCTCGGTGCGCGAGAACCTGGTCGCCAAGCTCGAAGAAACGGCGAAAGAGCACAAGCGGACGATGGTCTTCTTCAAGTGGTACGGCGAGAACGTGGAGAACACGATCGAAATCCCGGATTTCCATGCCGACTACAAGTACATCCAGACCATCGGCGTGTCGGTCTTCAACAAGAAGCAATCGACATCCAAGCACTTCGGCCCGTTCCGCGCCACACTGCGCATCCTCTACAATATCAATCAGATGGAGGATGACTCGGCGTACATCACGGTCGGCAATGTGAACAACTACTGGCGCACCGACAAGCTGTTCATCTTCGACGACACGCTGATGCACCAATCGTTCAACGAGACCGAGCAGCCGCGCTACAACATGTTCATCGACATCCTGCGCCCCTCGCTCGTCCCAAGCTTCTTCCGCAAAGTCGTCTCCACCGCACGCTTCTTCCTGCGCAGCGTCAACTTCCTGTTCTACAAGAATTGGGACGTCGTCAAGGGCTAA